The following coding sequences are from one Limibacillus halophilus window:
- a CDS encoding substrate-binding domain-containing protein: MELLTTKEVAKLLRTKERKIYELVSQNAIPVSRATGKLLFSRSLIEAWVRDHLECAEGIERLEVHPAVLVGSHDPLLDWAVKESNSELASLCDGSLDGLERLIAGKAVAAGVHIFDPETRSWNQEALRLAAPGLPLVAVAWAKRRQGLLLPPGNPRGVQTLSDLRGLRFVARQAKAGSWVLFRHLLKEAGMTSLDLDVLDRPARSETDVALAVAEGQADAGLAIESQAKLYRLEFLPLAWEHFDLVIWRRDYFEPPIQRLLDLARKESFAARAKTLGGYDLTGMGEVRYNGG; encoded by the coding sequence GTGGAACTGCTGACGACAAAAGAAGTTGCTAAGCTTCTGCGGACAAAGGAACGAAAGATTTACGAACTGGTCAGCCAGAACGCAATTCCCGTAAGCCGGGCGACCGGAAAGCTTTTGTTCTCACGAAGTCTGATAGAGGCATGGGTTCGCGACCATCTGGAATGCGCCGAAGGTATTGAGCGCCTTGAAGTCCATCCCGCCGTTCTTGTCGGTAGCCACGACCCACTGCTGGATTGGGCAGTCAAGGAGTCCAACTCCGAATTGGCGTCGTTATGCGATGGCAGTCTTGATGGCCTCGAACGCCTTATCGCCGGCAAGGCAGTAGCAGCAGGCGTTCATATTTTCGACCCGGAAACACGAAGCTGGAACCAGGAAGCCCTGCGTCTGGCCGCGCCTGGCTTGCCGCTTGTTGCGGTTGCTTGGGCGAAGCGTCGGCAAGGGTTGCTTTTGCCGCCAGGAAACCCCCGGGGTGTCCAAACGTTGAGTGATCTGCGGGGGCTTCGTTTCGTCGCACGTCAGGCCAAGGCGGGGAGTTGGGTTTTGTTCCGGCACCTATTGAAAGAGGCGGGTATGACGAGCCTTGATCTAGATGTGCTGGATCGCCCAGCCCGCAGCGAGACAGATGTCGCGCTGGCGGTTGCCGAAGGCCAAGCTGATGCCGGACTGGCCATAGAATCTCAAGCCAAGCTCTATCGGCTGGAGTTTCTGCCTTTGGCCTGGGAGCATTTCGATTTGGTCATTTGGCGCAGAGATTATTTCGAGCCGCCGATCCAACGCTTGCTTGATCTCGCACGGAAAGAATCCTTTGCGGCGAGAGCTAAAACACTGGGCGGGTATGATCTGACGGGTATGGGCGAGGTGCGTTACAACGGCGGCTAA
- a CDS encoding TRAP transporter large permease gives MELITESILLVVLLFFFLGAGLWVAMSLAGIGLIAILLFSSAPPGLIMATTIWGNSASWTLTALPLFVWMGEILFRTKLSEDMFQGLAPWVAKLPGSLLHVNILGCAVFAAVSGSSAATAMTVGKMSVPELAGRGYDERMSIGSLAGSGTLGLLIPPSIILIVYGVSAEVSIVRLFLAGVLPGIVLAALFMGYTAIWALLNPSKTPTAHIVMSFREKIWASRRLIPILMIIVFVIGSIYFGWATATEAAAIGVLGALLLSWLTGSLNWPTFLDSLMGATRTSCMIAFILAGAGFLSVAMGFTGLPRTMAEFINEMNLSPYLLLAALTVFFVVLGCFLDGISVVVLTTSVILPMVEAAGIDLIWFGVYVVLVVEMSQITPPVGFNLFVLQGLTGRNILYIAWAAFPFFLLMVLAVGILIAVPELATWLPQAATARN, from the coding sequence ATGGAACTCATAACGGAATCCATCCTGCTGGTCGTGTTGCTGTTCTTCTTCCTGGGGGCAGGGTTGTGGGTCGCCATGTCCCTTGCCGGAATTGGGTTGATTGCCATCCTACTTTTCTCCAGTGCGCCGCCCGGCCTGATCATGGCCACGACGATTTGGGGGAACAGCGCCAGTTGGACGCTGACAGCCCTACCGCTTTTCGTTTGGATGGGCGAGATTCTGTTCAGGACCAAGCTTTCCGAAGACATGTTCCAAGGTTTGGCGCCTTGGGTGGCGAAGCTACCCGGCAGCCTCTTGCATGTGAACATCTTGGGGTGCGCCGTCTTTGCGGCCGTTTCGGGCTCGTCTGCGGCGACGGCTATGACGGTCGGAAAGATGTCGGTGCCAGAATTGGCGGGCCGTGGTTACGATGAACGTATGTCCATCGGATCTCTGGCAGGCTCCGGCACCTTGGGCCTGCTCATTCCACCCTCGATCATACTGATTGTTTACGGCGTGTCGGCGGAGGTCTCGATTGTCCGGCTTTTCCTGGCGGGTGTGTTACCGGGGATTGTTCTGGCGGCGTTGTTCATGGGGTACACCGCTATCTGGGCCCTGCTCAATCCCAGCAAAACGCCAACTGCGCATATCGTCATGAGCTTCCGCGAAAAGATTTGGGCCTCGCGGCGTTTGATACCAATCCTGATGATCATCGTTTTTGTCATCGGCTCTATCTATTTTGGTTGGGCCACGGCGACCGAGGCAGCAGCGATCGGCGTTCTCGGCGCACTTTTACTGTCATGGCTGACGGGTTCGCTGAATTGGCCGACCTTTCTCGACAGCCTGATGGGGGCGACACGAACCTCTTGCATGATCGCCTTCATCTTGGCGGGTGCAGGCTTCCTGTCGGTGGCGATGGGCTTTACGGGATTGCCGCGGACCATGGCGGAGTTCATCAACGAGATGAACCTGTCGCCTTATCTTCTGTTGGCGGCCTTAACCGTCTTCTTTGTCGTTCTGGGATGCTTTTTGGATGGCATTTCAGTCGTGGTGCTGACAACGTCGGTAATTCTGCCAATGGTGGAGGCGGCCGGAATAGACCTAATCTGGTTCGGCGTTTATGTCGTTCTGGTGGTGGAAATGAGCCAAATCACGCCGCCGGTCGGGTTTAACCTTTTCGTCCTTCAAGGATTGACCGGAAGAAATATTCTCTACATCGCCTGGGCAGCGTTCCCCTTCTTCCTGCTCATGGTTTTGGCCGTCGGTATCCTCATTGCCGTGCCAGAGCTGGCCACTTGGTTACCGCAAGCAGCGACTGCTCGGAACTAA
- the modC gene encoding molybdenum ABC transporter ATP-binding protein, translating into MILEVSFELDRRGFPLSIDFAAEARGITAIFGPSGAGKTTLINVIAGLIRPDKGKICLAGETLYDSETKLYVPTRGRRIGYVFQDGRLFPHLKVRDNLLYGWRRRGKPVPEHEIDKIVELLGIGSLLMRRPAGLSGGERQRVALGRALLSGPKLLLLDEPLAALDHSRKEEILPYLEGLRDEARVPILVVSHSIEEVTRLADNMVLLNNGKVAASGSVSGIMSRLDLFPLTGRFEAGAVIDCLIERQDSAFNLTELRFDHGSLTVPGLQGRPGDSVRVRIRARDIILALAPLSEVSANNQIAAKVVEIRQDPGPYVDVSLGCGNTTLLARVTRKSKERLNLRPGLDIFAVVKSVTVERRGGRSARPAPASTPTDA; encoded by the coding sequence ATGATTCTGGAAGTCTCTTTCGAATTGGACCGACGCGGCTTCCCGCTATCCATCGATTTTGCCGCCGAAGCGCGCGGCATTACGGCGATCTTCGGCCCGTCCGGCGCAGGTAAGACGACCTTGATCAACGTGATTGCCGGTTTGATTCGACCGGATAAGGGGAAAATTTGCCTTGCTGGTGAGACGCTCTACGACAGCGAGACAAAACTCTATGTGCCGACCAGAGGGCGGCGGATCGGCTATGTTTTTCAAGATGGCAGACTCTTTCCGCACCTGAAGGTCCGAGACAACCTGCTTTACGGTTGGCGCCGCAGGGGAAAGCCCGTTCCCGAGCATGAAATCGACAAAATTGTCGAACTGTTGGGTATCGGGTCACTATTGATGCGCCGACCGGCTGGTTTATCCGGTGGCGAACGTCAACGCGTTGCACTGGGACGGGCGTTACTGTCAGGGCCGAAATTGCTGCTGCTCGACGAGCCCCTGGCGGCGTTGGATCATTCGCGCAAGGAGGAAATTCTTCCCTATCTTGAAGGTCTACGGGATGAAGCACGCGTGCCCATTCTAGTGGTAAGTCATTCGATAGAAGAGGTTACCCGGCTCGCCGACAACATGGTTCTTCTGAACAACGGTAAGGTGGCGGCCAGCGGGTCGGTATCGGGCATCATGTCGAGGCTAGATCTCTTTCCGCTCACTGGGCGCTTCGAAGCTGGTGCGGTCATTGACTGTCTGATCGAACGTCAGGACAGCGCATTCAATTTGACGGAACTACGCTTTGACCACGGCAGCCTTACGGTACCGGGGCTACAGGGGCGACCGGGCGATTCAGTGCGCGTGCGCATCCGAGCTCGGGATATCATCCTGGCGCTTGCGCCTCTTTCGGAAGTCAGCGCCAACAATCAAATCGCCGCCAAGGTCGTCGAGATTCGCCAAGACCCGGGCCCCTATGTCGATGTTTCGCTGGGCTGCGGCAATACGACCTTACTGGCGCGCGTCACGCGCAAATCCAAGGAGCGTCTAAATTTGAGGCCTGGACTGGACATCTTTGCGGTCGTGAAGTCCGTCACCGTCGAGCGTCGCGGTGGCCGTAGCGCACGGCCTGCCCCGGCTTCTACGCCTACAGACGCCTAA
- the modA gene encoding molybdate ABC transporter substrate-binding protein, with translation MFRSTFFAISLLLATMLASKLEAQDRITVYAAASLTDVLQEIAEAYKIQTGHVLTFSFAGSSTLARQIEQGAPADIFAAANEVWMTYLQERNLIAADSQRVFIHNRLAVIAAVESALEPFTIDKSTDFLSLLGRGNWMAVGDPDHVPAGLYAKQALSRLGTWTALENHLARADNTRAALVLVERGEAAMGIVYATDAAASNRVKVLAVFPEHLHDPIRYPFAIVAGRDSKSARAALDFLGSAAALEIYDRAGFPVDRP, from the coding sequence ATGTTCAGATCAACCTTCTTCGCCATCTCGCTGTTGCTTGCGACAATGCTCGCCAGCAAGCTGGAAGCACAGGATCGCATCACGGTTTATGCGGCCGCAAGCTTGACGGACGTGTTACAGGAAATAGCTGAGGCCTATAAAATACAGACGGGACACGTACTGACATTCTCATTTGCCGGTTCCTCCACGCTTGCCCGACAAATCGAGCAAGGCGCTCCCGCCGATATTTTTGCGGCAGCCAACGAGGTTTGGATGACGTACCTTCAGGAACGCAACCTGATAGCGGCTGATAGTCAGCGTGTGTTCATCCATAATCGGCTGGCCGTCATCGCCGCCGTCGAAAGCGCCCTGGAACCTTTCACCATCGACAAGAGTACAGATTTTCTATCGCTTCTTGGTCGCGGCAACTGGATGGCGGTTGGCGACCCGGATCACGTGCCTGCCGGACTCTACGCAAAGCAGGCCCTCTCGCGGCTTGGAACATGGACCGCATTGGAGAACCATCTGGCGCGTGCAGATAACACGCGTGCCGCCCTTGTATTGGTCGAACGCGGCGAAGCGGCCATGGGGATTGTCTATGCGACAGACGCAGCAGCAAGCAATCGAGTCAAAGTGCTGGCAGTCTTCCCGGAGCACCTTCACGACCCTATTCGCTATCCTTTTGCCATTGTCGCCGGCCGCGACAGCAAATCTGCTCGCGCAGCGCTCGATTTTCTCGGTAGTGCGGCAGCTTTGGAAATTTATGACCGCGCTGGCTTTCCGGTTGATCGTCCATGA
- a CDS encoding TIGR01459 family HAD-type hydrolase, which translates to MSEAISNIQGLRELAGRHQGYIVDLWGVLHDGVTAFPAAVEAVRNLKTQGGRILILSNAPRRSSEVAERCRELGIDQSCYHALLSSGEDAWQNLRSRRDPWYARLGRICYHLGPERDHGMRDGLDLDFTHDPVEADFILNTGGHGAEDTVGSYQAIIDACLSQSLPMICANPDLEVIRGGRREICAGAVAGRYEELGGEVRYHGKPHPPIYESAMHLLGLDNPRDVLCIGDSLRTDIAGANASGMGSLWVLDGIHAETLGMTDGRMPQEERMAAICKAHGHKPNFAIPTLRW; encoded by the coding sequence ATGAGTGAAGCTATTTCCAATATTCAGGGCCTGCGTGAACTTGCCGGTCGACATCAGGGATACATCGTCGATCTGTGGGGCGTCCTACATGACGGTGTGACAGCTTTTCCAGCCGCCGTTGAGGCTGTCAGGAATCTAAAGACGCAAGGTGGTCGCATCCTGATCCTGTCAAACGCGCCACGGCGGTCCAGTGAAGTCGCCGAGCGGTGCAGGGAACTTGGTATCGACCAAAGCTGCTATCATGCGCTGCTGTCTTCGGGCGAAGACGCTTGGCAGAATCTCCGATCCCGCAGGGACCCCTGGTATGCGCGCTTGGGCCGCATTTGCTACCACTTGGGGCCGGAACGCGACCACGGCATGCGCGATGGCCTGGACCTAGACTTTACGCATGACCCCGTAGAGGCGGATTTTATCTTGAATACCGGTGGTCATGGTGCCGAAGACACAGTCGGGAGCTACCAAGCGATCATCGACGCTTGTCTGTCACAGAGCCTGCCCATGATTTGCGCAAATCCGGACCTGGAAGTCATTCGCGGCGGTCGGCGGGAAATATGCGCCGGAGCCGTAGCAGGCCGTTACGAGGAACTGGGCGGCGAGGTTCGCTACCATGGTAAGCCACATCCTCCGATCTATGAGTCGGCGATGCATTTGTTGGGCCTGGATAACCCAAGGGACGTTCTGTGCATCGGCGATTCCTTGCGAACCGATATTGCAGGCGCCAACGCCAGTGGCATGGGCAGCCTTTGGGTCCTCGACGGAATTCATGCGGAAACCTTGGGTATGACGGACGGTCGTATGCCGCAGGAAGAGCGGATGGCAGCCATCTGCAAGGCCCATGGCCACAAGCCAAACTTCGCCATTCCCACTTTGCGCTGGTGA
- the modB gene encoding molybdate ABC transporter permease subunit, with translation MSDYWLTAAETEALLLSLRVAGLAVIMALPFALVTALLLARKEFPGKAIVNGLVHLPLVLPPVVMGYLLLITFGTRAPLGAWLLETLGIRFSFSWTGAVLAAGIITFPFQVRAIRLALEAIDSGLEVAAETLGAGPLDRFTTITLPLALPGVISGAITAFAASLGEFGAIITFVSNIPGETRTLPLAIYTAIQTPGGEVLAARLALVSIALAFGGLLLSEVAAKRVRRLSGR, from the coding sequence ATGAGCGATTACTGGCTTACAGCGGCTGAAACGGAAGCCTTGCTGCTGAGTTTGCGGGTGGCTGGCTTGGCCGTCATCATGGCCCTGCCCTTCGCACTTGTGACAGCACTCCTTCTGGCGCGAAAGGAGTTCCCGGGCAAGGCCATCGTCAACGGATTAGTGCATCTGCCACTGGTTCTGCCGCCGGTGGTCATGGGATACCTGTTGCTGATCACCTTTGGAACCCGCGCACCGCTTGGTGCCTGGCTGCTGGAGACCTTAGGTATCCGTTTTTCCTTTAGCTGGACCGGCGCGGTTCTGGCGGCAGGCATCATCACCTTCCCCTTTCAAGTTCGCGCCATACGGTTGGCCCTGGAGGCAATAGACAGCGGACTCGAAGTCGCCGCCGAGACACTGGGCGCGGGGCCGCTCGACCGCTTCACAACCATCACCTTGCCATTGGCGCTGCCGGGTGTCATCTCAGGCGCGATCACTGCTTTTGCTGCAAGTCTGGGGGAGTTTGGCGCCATCATCACGTTCGTGTCGAACATTCCGGGTGAGACCCGAACACTGCCGCTGGCAATCTACACGGCCATCCAAACACCCGGCGGCGAGGTCCTGGCTGCACGTCTCGCTCTGGTGTCGATCGCCCTAGCTTTCGGTGGGTTGCTCCTCTCCGAGGTGGCCGCCAAGCGCGTTCGGAGGCTGAGCGGCCGATGA
- a CDS encoding hydantoinase/oxoprolinase family protein: MAQSNGSGARLAVDIGGTFTDVALEHGDQLTTTKTLTTPRAPEQGVLTGIAKVLADAKLSPADIAILIHGTTLATNALIERKGAKTALICTEGFRDSLEMAYENRFEQYDINVDRPKPLVPRHLRLPVTERISASGDVLIELAEDTVHALIPVLRKEKIESVAIGLIHGYANPVHELRIAEILRRELPGISLSLASEVCPEIREYERQSTTCANAYVQPLMARYLKELELALQQRGFSCPFFLITSGGGLTDLETARRLPIRLVESGPAGGAILASRVALELGLESVLSYDMGGTTAKVCLIDDGLPLKSRTFEVDRAYRFMKGSGLPVRIPVIEMVEIGAGGGSIAAIDSLGRIAVGPESAGSEPGPACYGLGGTEPTVTDADTVLGRIDPSVFSGGSVNLDPEKAAAAVAQAIGDKLNMDQDLAAFGIVEMVDENMANAARVHAIEWGKDVASRTMIAFGGAAPLHAARLGEKLEIDRIVIPTGAGVGSAIGFLKAPVAYEVVRSRYMRLSSFDAKVANAVMEEMRAEAQAILDQGAPGAALVETAEAFMRYHGQGHEISVAIPTGRLTEVHGRELRQAFTTAYEALYGRSIPGMDIEVLSWTLTLSTKPEPVTVIEPTETSSGSLLAKGTRSLFDPGLGKRVEAAVYWRDDLSPGHRIQGPAVVVEAQTTTVISAAFEAEVNARGYVILERRRNA, translated from the coding sequence ATGGCGCAGTCGAATGGCAGTGGCGCTCGTCTTGCAGTGGACATCGGCGGTACGTTTACGGACGTAGCGCTTGAGCATGGCGATCAACTAACCACCACTAAGACGTTGACGACCCCTCGCGCGCCGGAACAAGGCGTATTGACGGGCATTGCCAAGGTGTTGGCCGACGCCAAGCTTTCTCCCGCAGATATCGCGATCCTGATTCATGGAACAACTCTCGCCACCAACGCACTGATCGAACGCAAGGGCGCAAAAACAGCGTTGATTTGCACGGAAGGCTTCCGGGATTCCCTGGAAATGGCCTATGAAAACCGTTTTGAGCAATACGACATCAATGTTGACCGCCCAAAACCCCTGGTGCCCAGGCACTTGCGGTTACCGGTTACCGAGCGAATATCAGCCAGCGGCGATGTTCTGATCGAACTGGCGGAAGATACGGTTCATGCGCTGATCCCGGTCCTGCGCAAGGAGAAGATCGAGAGCGTCGCCATCGGCCTTATCCACGGCTATGCCAATCCGGTGCACGAACTGCGAATTGCGGAGATCCTCCGCCGCGAGTTGCCCGGCATTTCGCTATCATTGGCTAGCGAAGTCTGCCCGGAAATCCGTGAATACGAGCGCCAATCGACAACCTGTGCGAATGCCTACGTCCAACCCTTGATGGCTCGCTACCTGAAGGAATTGGAGCTGGCCCTGCAGCAACGCGGCTTTTCCTGCCCCTTCTTCCTGATCACCTCCGGCGGTGGCCTGACCGACCTGGAAACCGCGCGGAGACTCCCCATCCGCCTCGTGGAATCCGGCCCGGCGGGCGGCGCCATCTTGGCCAGCCGCGTTGCCCTGGAATTGGGTTTGGAAAGTGTGCTGAGCTACGACATGGGAGGTACGACCGCGAAGGTTTGCCTGATTGACGATGGCTTGCCATTGAAAAGCCGGACCTTCGAGGTCGATCGCGCCTATCGTTTCATGAAGGGCTCTGGATTGCCCGTCCGAATTCCGGTCATTGAGATGGTGGAGATTGGCGCAGGTGGCGGCTCAATCGCTGCCATCGATTCACTGGGGCGCATCGCCGTTGGACCAGAGAGTGCGGGTTCGGAGCCCGGTCCCGCCTGCTATGGTCTGGGCGGTACCGAACCAACCGTTACGGATGCCGATACTGTCCTCGGGCGCATCGATCCGAGCGTCTTCTCGGGTGGCTCTGTCAATCTTGATCCTGAGAAGGCTGCCGCCGCCGTTGCCCAAGCCATCGGCGATAAACTGAATATGGATCAGGATTTGGCGGCGTTCGGCATCGTCGAGATGGTGGACGAAAACATGGCGAATGCGGCGCGTGTCCACGCTATTGAATGGGGAAAGGATGTCGCCAGCCGCACAATGATCGCCTTTGGCGGCGCCGCCCCGCTTCACGCAGCGCGGCTTGGCGAAAAGCTGGAAATAGATCGCATTGTGATTCCTACAGGTGCCGGCGTCGGCTCGGCCATCGGGTTCTTGAAGGCACCGGTCGCCTATGAGGTGGTGCGCAGCCGCTATATGCGGCTCTCGTCCTTCGATGCCAAGGTTGCCAACGCGGTTATGGAAGAGATGCGCGCCGAGGCGCAGGCGATCCTCGATCAAGGCGCTCCCGGCGCAGCTTTGGTGGAAACAGCTGAAGCCTTCATGCGTTATCATGGCCAGGGCCACGAGATCAGCGTGGCCATCCCAACCGGGCGTCTGACTGAAGTACATGGACGCGAGCTTCGGCAGGCATTCACCACGGCCTATGAAGCGCTCTATGGCCGTTCAATTCCCGGCATGGATATAGAGGTTTTGAGTTGGACACTGACGCTCTCAACCAAACCCGAACCCGTGACAGTCATTGAACCGACCGAGACATCAAGCGGAAGCTTGCTTGCCAAGGGAACCCGTAGTCTCTTCGATCCAGGACTGGGCAAACGTGTGGAAGCGGCCGTCTACTGGCGCGACGACCTCTCACCCGGTCATCGAATCCAAGGCCCCGCCGTTGTTGTCGAGGCCCAAACGACAACGGTGATCTCCGCAGCCTTTGAAGCTGAGGTCAACGCGCGTGGTTATGTTATTCTCGAAAGGCGCAGGAACGCCTGA
- a CDS encoding hydantoinase B/oxoprolinase family protein, with amino-acid sequence MSKETALAEIRKQIMWNRLLSVVEEQAQTLIRTAFSTSVREAGDLSAGVFDTTGRMLAQAVTGTPGHVNAMAASVGFFLEKFPIDTMREGDVFITNDPWLGTGHLHDFTVVTPTFLNGSVVALFASTSHVVDVGGRGFGPDGRQVYEEGVCVPIMHLAHAGVMNQSLLEMVRANVREPVQVEGDLYSLAACNETGSRRLVAMMAEFDMETLTELADFVIERSHQAMLDEIAKLPKGTYRNKMRIDGYEKEVDLVAALTVKDDGIEVDFEGTSGVSTYGINVPLTYTQAYASFGVRCIIGGKVPNNAGSLSAVRVTAPEGCLLNAPHPCAVAARHAIGQMLPDVVLGCLEPALEGGVPAEGTSCLWNPMLLGGHGLVGDADYGSATPFAINVFHAGGTGARIGKDGLSATAFPSGVRNTPVEVTETISPLIVWRKEYREDSGGAGRYRGGLGQVMEISHLEGAPFAISAMFDRCIHPPRGRQGGANGMIGKLRQDDGTMMRGKGRQPIPAGRKLIMEMPGGGGLGDAFARPLEEVAADVRSGFVSPEEARRSYGVIVRVDGHLDEAASLKLRSSAAAE; translated from the coding sequence ATGAGCAAGGAAACCGCGCTCGCGGAAATCCGCAAGCAAATCATGTGGAACCGCTTGCTTTCCGTAGTCGAAGAGCAGGCACAGACCCTGATCCGCACCGCTTTTTCGACCTCCGTGCGTGAGGCCGGCGATCTTTCGGCCGGTGTCTTCGACACCACCGGGCGGATGTTGGCGCAGGCCGTTACCGGCACACCTGGTCACGTCAATGCAATGGCGGCCAGTGTCGGTTTCTTTCTAGAGAAGTTCCCGATCGACACGATGCGCGAAGGCGATGTCTTCATTACTAACGACCCCTGGCTGGGGACCGGACATCTGCACGATTTTACCGTCGTCACACCAACCTTTCTGAACGGTAGCGTCGTCGCGCTATTTGCCTCGACCAGCCACGTGGTGGATGTAGGGGGGCGCGGCTTTGGTCCCGACGGACGACAAGTTTACGAGGAAGGCGTCTGCGTGCCGATCATGCATTTGGCCCATGCCGGCGTCATGAACCAGTCACTGCTAGAGATGGTTCGTGCCAACGTACGAGAGCCGGTTCAGGTAGAAGGCGATCTTTACTCACTTGCCGCTTGCAATGAGACCGGCAGTCGGCGCCTGGTCGCCATGATGGCAGAGTTCGACATGGAAACGCTAACCGAACTCGCGGATTTTGTTATCGAGCGGTCCCACCAGGCAATGCTGGACGAGATAGCCAAGCTGCCAAAGGGCACCTACCGCAACAAAATGCGAATTGACGGCTATGAAAAGGAGGTCGATCTCGTTGCTGCACTCACCGTTAAGGACGATGGGATCGAGGTAGATTTCGAAGGCACATCCGGTGTCTCAACTTATGGCATCAATGTCCCCCTGACCTACACCCAAGCTTACGCCAGTTTTGGCGTGCGTTGCATCATCGGCGGAAAGGTCCCCAATAACGCGGGATCACTGTCGGCCGTGCGCGTCACCGCGCCGGAAGGGTGCCTGTTGAATGCGCCCCACCCCTGTGCGGTCGCTGCGCGTCATGCGATTGGACAGATGCTGCCTGATGTGGTTCTCGGGTGTCTGGAGCCCGCTCTGGAGGGCGGCGTGCCGGCCGAGGGTACCTCTTGTCTCTGGAATCCGATGCTACTCGGCGGACATGGATTGGTGGGCGATGCGGATTACGGATCAGCGACGCCGTTCGCCATCAATGTGTTCCATGCCGGCGGCACGGGTGCGCGGATAGGCAAAGATGGCCTCTCAGCGACGGCCTTCCCTTCGGGGGTAAGGAACACACCGGTCGAAGTCACCGAGACGATCAGTCCCTTGATCGTATGGCGTAAGGAGTATCGCGAGGATTCAGGCGGCGCGGGACGGTATCGCGGCGGCCTGGGGCAAGTCATGGAGATCAGTCATCTGGAGGGGGCCCCCTTTGCGATCTCAGCGATGTTTGACAGGTGCATACACCCGCCACGCGGACGCCAGGGCGGTGCGAATGGAATGATTGGCAAGCTACGCCAGGATGACGGAACCATGATGCGCGGGAAGGGACGCCAACCCATTCCCGCCGGGCGTAAGCTGATCATGGAAATGCCCGGCGGCGGTGGACTTGGAGATGCTTTTGCGCGCCCCTTGGAAGAGGTCGCGGCGGACGTGCGCAGCGGCTTTGTGTCTCCTGAAGAAGCGCGCCGCAGCTACGGGGTTATCGTCCGTGTCGACGGCCATCTGGACGAAGCGGCCAGCCTGAAACTCCGCTCCAGCGCCGCTGCAGAATAA
- a CDS encoding META domain-containing protein, whose translation MRLTGIVITAALLLVGCASSQEMGENPLTGTTWIAESIGGQATLPDQTASLTFESAVSVSGDTGCNSFLGSAQVDGFGLRFGRLVSTRMACSGAAGEQEALYLALLQKVGAYREEGGDLLLLAEDGRTLVRLRRL comes from the coding sequence ATGAGATTGACTGGAATCGTTATTACCGCGGCGTTACTACTCGTTGGCTGTGCCTCATCACAGGAAATGGGAGAGAATCCGCTAACCGGCACGACTTGGATCGCAGAGAGTATCGGCGGCCAGGCAACGTTGCCCGACCAAACGGCATCCCTGACATTCGAAAGCGCGGTCAGTGTTAGCGGCGATACCGGATGCAACAGCTTTCTAGGGTCGGCACAAGTCGATGGTTTCGGGCTTCGTTTCGGGCGTCTTGTGTCAACAAGGATGGCCTGTAGTGGCGCTGCAGGCGAACAGGAGGCGCTGTATTTGGCACTGCTCCAGAAAGTAGGGGCCTATCGTGAAGAGGGCGGCGATCTTCTATTGCTCGCAGAAGACGGTCGCACTCTGGTTCGTCTTAGGCGTCTGTAG